The genomic DNA TCGGGATCCGACCGTCGCCGGCAGCCCGCCGGCGACGGTCCATCACTCCCGGGGCCGGCTGCAGGAGCGCGCCATGGTCGACGCCATTATCATCGGAGCCGGCCAAGCCGGGCCGCCGCTCGCCGGGCGCCTCACCGCCGCCGGCATGACCGTCGCGGTCGTCGAACGCAAGCAATTCGGCGGCACCTGCGTGAACACCGGCTGCACCCCGACCAAGACGCTGGTCGCCAGCGCCCGCGTGGCCCGGATGGCGCAGAGGGCCGCCGAGTATGGCGTGATGCTGGACGGAGCTGTGCGCGTGGACATGGCCAGGGTCAAGGCGCGCAAGGACGCCGTCTCCGGCCGGTCGCGCCAGAATGTCGAGCGCTGGCTGCGCGGCATGCCCAACTGCCGGGTGCTGCAGGGCCATGCCCGCTTCGAATCCCCCAACAGCGTGCGCGTCGGCGACGAACTGCTGACGGCGGAGCGCATCTTCATCAACGTCGGCGCCCGCGCCGCGGTGCCGGACATGCCGGGGGTGCGCGACGTCGGCATCCTGACCAGCGGCACGATCCTCGACCTGGACCAGGTGCCGCGGCATCTCGTGGTGGTCGGCGGCAGCTACATCGGCCTGGAATTCGCGCAGATGTACCGCCGCTTCGGCGCCGAGGTGACCGTCGTGGAGAAGGGCGACCGGCTGATCGCGCGCGAGGACCCCGACGTTTCCGCGGCGATCCGCGACCTGCTGGAGGCGGAAGGGGTGACGGTCCGCCTGTCGGCCGACTGCATCCGCTTCGCCCCCCACGACGACGGCGTGGAGGTGGGCGTGACCTGCGCCTCCGGCGCGCCGTCGGTGGTGGGGAGCCACGCGCTGCTGGCGGTGGGGCGCGTGCCCAACACCGACGACCTCGGGCTCGACCGGGCCGGGGTGGCGACCGATGCCCGCGGCTACATCACCGTGGACGCGACGCTGCGCACCACCGTGCCGGGCATCTGGGCGATGGGCGACTGCAACGGGCGCGGCGCCTTCACCCACACCGCCTACAACGACTTCGAGATCGTCGCGGCGAACCTGCTCGACGGCGACCCGCGCCGCGTGGACCACCGCATCC from Azospirillum brasilense includes the following:
- a CDS encoding FAD-containing oxidoreductase, whose translation is MVDAIIIGAGQAGPPLAGRLTAAGMTVAVVERKQFGGTCVNTGCTPTKTLVASARVARMAQRAAEYGVMLDGAVRVDMARVKARKDAVSGRSRQNVERWLRGMPNCRVLQGHARFESPNSVRVGDELLTAERIFINVGARAAVPDMPGVRDVGILTSGTILDLDQVPRHLVVVGGSYIGLEFAQMYRRFGAEVTVVEKGDRLIAREDPDVSAAIRDLLEAEGVTVRLSADCIRFAPHDDGVEVGVTCASGAPSVVGSHALLAVGRVPNTDDLGLDRAGVATDARGYITVDATLRTTVPGIWAMGDCNGRGAFTHTAYNDFEIVAANLLDGDPRRVDHRIQAYALYTDPPLARVGMTDEAVRRSGRRALVGMRPMTRVGRAVEKGETQGFMRIVVDADSREILGAAILGPGGDEAIHGVLDMMYAKAPYPTLQRAVHIHPTVAELLPTLLGELKPLD